Proteins encoded in a region of the Mycobacterium branderi genome:
- a CDS encoding CBS domain-containing protein has product MRIADVLRNKGAAVVTINPEATVTELLAGLARHNIGAMVVVGPDGVVGIVSERDVVRQLHTHGPSVLSRPVSKIMTAVVSTCKKADSVDAISMLMTENRVRHVPVIDNGKLIGIVSIGDVVKSRMEELEAEQAQLQSYITQG; this is encoded by the coding sequence ATGCGGATAGCGGACGTGCTGCGTAACAAGGGTGCGGCGGTGGTGACGATCAATCCCGAGGCAACGGTGACCGAACTGCTTGCGGGGCTTGCCAGGCACAACATCGGCGCGATGGTGGTAGTCGGGCCCGACGGTGTCGTGGGAATCGTCTCCGAGCGTGACGTGGTGCGTCAGCTGCACACCCACGGGCCATCGGTTCTTTCTCGCCCGGTCTCCAAGATCATGACGGCCGTCGTGTCCACCTGTAAGAAGGCCGACAGCGTCGATGCCATCAGCATGCTGATGACCGAGAACCGGGTGCGCCATGTACCCGTGATCGACAACGGGAAGCTGATCGGGATCGTCAGCATCGGTGACGTGGTGAAGAGCCGGATGGAAGAGCTGGAGGCCGAGCAGGCGCAGCTGCAGTCCTACATCACCCAGGGTTAG